In Candidatus Limnocylindria bacterium, one DNA window encodes the following:
- a CDS encoding DUF2188 domain-containing protein — translation MAKGKDIHVVPKGPGKWQVKPEGGQPLSDHRTQQAAIDKGRPIARRNESELVIHRPDGEIRDADSHGHDPRKSKG, via the coding sequence GTGGCCAAAGGCAAGGACATCCACGTGGTTCCGAAGGGTCCTGGGAAGTGGCAGGTCAAGCCGGAAGGCGGACAGCCGCTCTCCGACCACCGCACGCAGCAGGCCGCGATCGACAAAGGACGCCCGATCGCGCGGCGCAACGAGAGCGAGCTCGTGATCCACCGTCCCGACGGCGAGATCCGTGACGCCGATAGTCATGGTCACGACCCGCGGAAGTCGAAGGGCTAA
- a CDS encoding AAA family ATPase — MDRTLLEIVRQRLDQGGYAKTPWAKLVLAACSSDRALAAALDDAEWKPEATGKSEVVSGPAYIKSVTVEGFRGIGAPSTLELAPGNGLTLVVGRNGSGKSSFAEAVELLTTGTNRRWSTRSKVWREGWRNLHHGSSELRVELVFEGDGVATAVQQWPADGDVENGTRTIQRANGKKAQFESLGWTRSLELYRPFLSYNELGAMFDEGPTALHDKLSAMLGLDDLAAAQKALQQARLEASRAKDAVRSKTAGLITQLRLLDDDRASKARKELEGPTPDLVALRKLLVTGEASQESVSAAMRQLAELEPIDAEAIARAADGLRKAVAAQDALAGTPAAEARELAQLLGSALAYHERHKPKKCPVCSSGELGKPWRDATAKQVRELEARAAKFDETQRTAGVALSRLTSLLRPVPACVTSLKKSAIDTTRLATAWNAWFSADDADVKAAARRIETQAKEVAALLATAQEQARAAVATRDEAWARFVPALATWIDEAESAAAASTRVAEITRAEAWLRDTSDEIRGERFAPVADHARRLWELMRQQSNVELEGLTLEGSGAQRRSVLRVEVDGKPAQALGVMSQGELHAIALSLFVPRATTAESPFRFIVIDDPVQSMDPARVDGLARVLELVASERQVLVFTHDDRLPEAVRRLEIRATILGVTRREGSVVHVRTEADPVWRAIADARTLAFTEELPLEIARRTVPGFCRLAIEAACWEVVRRRRLLRGDSFVRVEESIAEAKTLTQLASLALYDEKDRGADVLPRINRDFGPEQGDAFKASNTGPHEGYAGDLKALTQRTSTLTEKLRKLK; from the coding sequence GTGGATCGGACGCTCTTGGAGATCGTTCGGCAGCGCCTCGACCAGGGCGGCTACGCGAAGACGCCGTGGGCAAAGCTCGTCCTTGCCGCTTGTTCGAGCGATCGTGCGCTCGCCGCGGCGCTCGACGACGCCGAGTGGAAGCCGGAGGCGACGGGCAAGAGCGAGGTCGTCTCGGGTCCCGCCTACATCAAGTCAGTCACCGTAGAGGGCTTTCGCGGCATCGGCGCTCCCTCGACACTCGAGCTCGCGCCCGGGAACGGCCTGACGCTTGTCGTGGGCAGGAACGGCTCGGGCAAGTCGAGCTTCGCGGAGGCCGTCGAACTCCTCACCACGGGTACGAACCGCCGCTGGTCGACCCGTTCGAAGGTCTGGCGCGAGGGCTGGCGCAATCTTCACCACGGATCCTCAGAGCTCCGCGTCGAACTCGTGTTCGAGGGCGACGGCGTCGCCACGGCGGTCCAGCAGTGGCCCGCCGATGGCGATGTCGAGAACGGGACGCGCACGATCCAGCGCGCCAACGGAAAGAAAGCGCAGTTCGAGTCGCTGGGCTGGACGCGATCGCTCGAACTCTACCGGCCGTTCCTCTCGTACAACGAGCTCGGCGCGATGTTCGACGAAGGGCCGACCGCGCTCCACGACAAGCTGTCGGCGATGCTCGGTCTGGACGATCTCGCCGCCGCGCAGAAGGCGCTGCAGCAGGCACGGCTCGAGGCGAGTCGCGCAAAGGATGCGGTCCGCTCGAAGACCGCCGGCCTCATCACACAGCTGCGTCTCCTCGATGACGATCGTGCGAGTAAGGCGCGCAAGGAACTCGAGGGTCCCACGCCGGACCTTGTGGCGCTGCGGAAGCTGCTCGTCACGGGTGAGGCGTCCCAGGAGTCGGTCAGCGCGGCGATGCGCCAGCTCGCCGAGCTCGAGCCGATCGACGCCGAGGCAATCGCGCGCGCTGCCGATGGGCTTCGCAAGGCCGTCGCGGCGCAGGACGCGCTTGCCGGTACGCCGGCGGCCGAGGCGCGCGAGCTCGCGCAGCTGCTCGGGTCGGCGCTCGCGTATCACGAGCGGCACAAGCCGAAGAAGTGCCCGGTGTGCTCGTCAGGTGAGCTCGGGAAGCCGTGGCGAGATGCGACCGCGAAGCAAGTGAGGGAGCTTGAGGCGCGCGCCGCGAAATTCGACGAGACGCAGCGCACTGCGGGCGTCGCACTCTCCCGCCTCACCTCCCTCCTCCGGCCAGTGCCCGCGTGCGTGACGAGCCTCAAGAAGTCGGCCATCGACACGACCAGGCTCGCGACAGCGTGGAATGCGTGGTTCTCGGCGGACGACGCGGACGTTAAGGCCGCCGCGCGTCGCATCGAGACGCAGGCCAAGGAGGTCGCCGCCCTGCTCGCCACCGCGCAGGAGCAGGCGCGCGCCGCGGTCGCAACACGAGACGAGGCCTGGGCGCGCTTTGTTCCGGCGCTCGCGACGTGGATCGATGAGGCGGAGTCCGCCGCCGCGGCGTCAACTCGCGTCGCTGAGATCACGCGTGCCGAGGCGTGGTTAAGGGACACGAGCGACGAGATCCGCGGCGAGCGCTTCGCTCCGGTCGCTGACCACGCGCGACGGCTGTGGGAGCTCATGCGTCAGCAGAGCAACGTCGAGCTCGAAGGGCTCACGCTCGAAGGCAGCGGCGCGCAGCGTCGTTCGGTGCTGCGCGTAGAGGTCGACGGGAAACCCGCACAGGCGCTCGGCGTCATGAGCCAGGGCGAGCTGCACGCCATCGCGCTGAGCCTGTTCGTGCCGCGGGCCACGACTGCCGAGAGCCCGTTCCGTTTCATCGTCATCGACGATCCGGTGCAGTCGATGGACCCAGCCCGCGTCGATGGCCTCGCTCGCGTGCTCGAGCTCGTCGCCTCCGAGCGGCAGGTCCTCGTGTTCACACATGACGACCGCCTGCCGGAGGCGGTGCGCCGCCTCGAGATACGGGCGACGATCCTCGGCGTCACGCGGCGCGAAGGATCCGTCGTTCACGTGCGCACCGAGGCCGATCCGGTCTGGCGCGCGATCGCCGACGCGCGCACGCTCGCGTTCACGGAGGAGCTGCCACTCGAGATCGCGCGGCGGACGGTCCCGGGCTTCTGCCGCTTGGCTATCGAGGCAGCGTGCTGGGAGGTCGTGCGCAGAAGACGACTGCTGCGAGGCGACTCGTTCGTAAGGGTCGAGGAGTCCATCGCTGAAGCGAAGACGCTGACGCAGCTCGCCAGCCTTGCGCTCTACGACGAGAAGGACCGCGGTGCCGATGTCCTCCCGCGGATCAACCGCGACTTCGGGCCCGAGCAGGGGGACGCGTTCAAGGCGAGCAACACCGGGCCACACGAGGGATACGCCGGGGACCTGAAGGCACTCACGCAGCGCACCTCGACACTCACCGAGAAGCTCCGGAAGCTCAAGTGA